The stretch of DNA acttttttttttttttccttgcttatAGTGAATTGTACTGTTTGCAGCCTCATTAAATCCATTCCAagacaaaagaataaaagactggggggagggaggggacaggagaggagggggaacaggagagggaatggggaaaaaaaacagataaagaaaacaaataaagccCTTTAACTAGATCTTCACATAAATGTCACAGTTTCTCAGCATTTACGATTTCCCCGTTTAGCATAAAAACACTTAAGGACAAGATTGAAGGCTTTCCGAGAGATCTGGACAGAAGTCAAAGCTATCATTcggaggttaaaaaaaaaaaaaaaaaagaaaaagaaaaagaaaaagaaaaaagaggggaTGGCAGAGTGGGGGCGGGAGGTGGCGGAAAACAAGTGCTCTTCCAAATAATACTAAAGAAAAGTGAATTTCATTGTAATTCATAGGCTTGTTCCAAATaccaagagagaaagaaaaaagaatagaaGCGCACAGATGCCCCGACGAAGGGagaacagctctgctcccattGTTGTGGAGTTAAACAGTGGAAGGGAGGGTTAACCTAATCCATCAAATTGTCTGGAAATTgtgaagaaaattcaaaaaCCATATGGTCTCCAAGCGCTCGCCTTCTCTCTGCTGCGGAGGGGCACGCTTGTTTCAGCATGGCGAACCGCAGGAGGCTGTATATGCTCCATTGTCGCTTGTCACTTCAGAGAAGAGGGCTCATTTGTCCCCAGTTTTCATGCTTTACGCTAAAAATTACAACCCCATCCATTCTCAAATAGGAGAAAGATTTATTTAGCCTCGGAGAAACTggaccaaagaaaaaaatccaacccacAAACCAACCCTGTCTTATCTGGACACTTCTCTGCCGACTCCACCACTGTACACCAGATTTGCCTTTCTCACATAAATTTTGCAAAGAATAGGGAGAAACACACGTTGCTCGACTCCAAAGGCAAGTCACGGTGCCAGGAGAAAACACATTCACCAGAGCTTTAATTttggctggaaaaaaataaagaaaaaataaatgaaaaaaaaaaaccaaacaaaacaaaacaaaacaaaaaaaaaaaagacggaggaaattaaaagaaaaataattaaagggagagaggaaacGAAGCATCTTCCAACCCCGTGGCCCCGTGGCAGCTTTTGCCCAGACGCGGGAGGCCTGGCCCGCCGGGCGGAGGGCAGCTCCCCCCGCAGCACACCCCGCTCCTTTTGTCCAAATCGCTGATAACTTCTTGCAGCCGctcagatttgttttttctttcctttttttttttttttttttcatctgcccctcttttttccctgcaatttcAGGCTGGAAATGCCCTGCTGACAGCGGGAGGGCCCCGGGGTCCGGGTGGCTCCGCTCGCCCCTtcgcgctcccgccgccgccgctgcgcATCCCCCATGCCCGGGAAACGCTGCCCGCACCTCCAGCCTTATTGATGCTCCTCATTCTTCCTCTGCTAAACTCTGCCTGGCGTTagacttagaaaaaaaaaaaaattgaataataaTATTGGTCTAGCTCGTGTGCTCCTTTCCCGTCATTTTTTTTCTCGCAGGTACTGCTCTCAGAGTAACTTTAAATGCAAACGGGATGGGAGATTCCTATGGGGGAAAAGTCTGGTGTAGCCTCGGACCGGCGGGGTATTTTTTCGGTCACAAATGAAGGACGttaaaaagtatattaaaaTGGTAAAGATTTTATTGTATCGGAAAAAAAGAGCTATCTGTACAATTCTAAGAGACAGTAAATAAAACGACATTGTCCCTGTCGGAACTTAAATAGCAggccttttaaaatttgtacAATTCAAACAAAACCAGGTCTTAaatctgtacattttttttaaatttatagtgtaatatttaaatgttttgattctgggatttgtccttttttatttccatagcatgcaaaaaattctaaaaagagtaaaaaataattctaggatttttttttttagttttccttttttttttttttgttaccacCTTCATATCAAAAATACGAAAGGcagctttttaataaaagcacaACACTAGCAGAAAATggtaaaaatagcttttaattGGTAAAATGAGGCAGAAATTGCATTGGAGACAAATCTCTATgctctaggaaaaaaagaaagtatatattttttcaacTTGCATTATCACCCAGCCCCAAGTTCCCAAGATTGcgaaagaaaaaaatatttttaaaaggaaaaaaattagttcgTGCACATCTGAAACatgcaaggaaaggaaagcgGCTAATTTTTTGCTGTTGCCGTTTTAAGCCTAACTTAAATCTTCTCTAAAGTGGTTTGTTTCGGAAGTCTTTGAAAACAACTGCTTTCCCAAACATCTGTTGGAAGCCAGGTTTATTCCAAGGTTACGTGTCTCCCTTATAGATAAAATAATCATCACTGATagctaatagaaaaaaataataatcaaaacctcaaaaagaagggggaagaaaaaaaattccaatatataagtttaaatatttatacagaaGCCGTCCGTAATTGCACCGTTCCGAAGATGTGGCAGGCGGAGGGATATCGACTCTACCCTAAATTAATCGGGGGGTGTGTGTCTGTGGTGGGGTTCTATTGCTTATTGCTCCGACCGAGGGGAGCAGCCGCCCCGCCGCGCTGCCGGGGTCGGGATGGTGGGCCGAGGGTGCCGGTTTGGAGCTGTCGGGATGGgggggagggaaatggggggggAGACGCCGGCCGCCCCTCAGTCATCCACGTCGATCTCCacgtcctcctcctcctcttcctcctcctcctcgctgtCCCGGCGGCTGCGGGGCCGCTCCGTGGGGGGCgaggcggggcggggcggcggcggagcgcCGGGCTCCCGGGCGGCagcggggggcggcggcggggaccCGGTCCGCGCCTTGCCCCTTCCCTCGGCGCTGGGCTCCAGCTCGGCCAAGGCCACGATGTCCACGGCGGGGTTGGGGCCCAGCTTTTTGGCCGATTCCACGTCGGCCTTCATCTCCTCCAGGTCTCTCTTGAGCTTGGCGCGGCGGTTCTGGAACCAGGTGATGACCTGGGCGTTGGtgagccccagctgctgggcGATCTGGTCCCGGTCCGCCGGCGACAGATATTTTTGGTAGAGGAATCGCTTCTCCAGCTCGTAGATCTGGTGGTTGGTGAAGGCCGTCCGCGACTTCCGACGCTTCTTCGGCGTTTGACGCTGCCCGAAGATGGTCATCCCGTCCCGGCCTGCCGACGAGCCGCCAGATTGTCCCCGCTTTCCCGTGTCCACCCCGACCCGAGTCCCCGGATCCCACACCCCTGCCCCGTCGGTATCTGGAGGGAGCGAGGCAGAGCCCCCTCTCCCGCACCCCGAGTGCCACGGGGGAGGATGCTGCCGGGTACCGGCCGGGTACGGGCCGCCCAGGgacccccatcccaccccatgcGACACCCTGGGAGATGGCGGGGGACGAGGAGAGAAGGCAAACCAGGCCGTGGGGAGGAGCGGGGCACCCACCCGTTGGAGGACCCCCCTACTCTGAGAGGGGCTTACCTTCGGCCGCCTGCAGCACGCTGACTTCCAGCCCTTTGAAGGTCTTGCTGGCCAGCTCTTCCAGGGCACAGAGAGGCGAGGTCTGGGAGAGCAGCGCCCGGCCGGAGAGGGGCAGCCCGGCCGGGGGGTGCTTCTCGGCGGCGGAGAGGAGGTGGGCCGTTCCGCAGAGGGTGTAACTCCTCCGCACCGAGGGCTTGTTGAGGATGTCCTCGATGCTGAAGGGGGTGAGGGGCTTGTTGGAGTTGGCCGGCGGTGGGAGGTGATCCAAGGGGCTCCGCCGCCGTTCTTCCCCCGAGGAGGGCTTGGGTTCTTCTTTGGAAGTCATGGTGGGGCCGGGCTGCACGGGGCTGCCTTCCCCACCCGCGACGGGGATGCGCTGCCGCGGGGAGAAGCCCCCGGCGGGATCGCGGGGTGACGGCGGCGAAGACAGCGAGCAAAAGTTGAAGCCCACCTCCAACTCCGGCGGAGGAGCCCCGGGTCCTCCCGGGGAGAGCCACGTCGGgcggcgggccgggcgggcagggcggcgggcgggcgcggagcggagcAGAGCTGCCGTCGGTCCCTCGCCGAGAGGTGGTCCTGCCGTACCTCTTGTCCCAGGGTTTTGGGTCGGAGATTTCCCCCCCTCCTGTCtatctcctctctctctctctctctctctctcccccccctgtctctcctctttctttctctttctagtTGCTATTTTAAGAAACACACCAAATCACAGCACTTTCCCTGCCCCCCCCCACAGCTAATACCCaccccaaaataattttgaaaaataatttttaaaaaagaaagagaaaaagaaaaagcagactTCGTCGAGGGGAAGAATAGCCCTCGCACCGAGACCTCGGACCAGGGGGAAAGAAGCGAGAAGAGATGGGGTAATTGACTATTGCTAACAAGTTATTGTTGATTGGGAGGTAATCAATTATCTTCAATGACACTTTTcgccctctctctctctctctctttctctctctctctctctctgtccaaTGCAGGCTTTTGCAAGTTCGGAGACCCATTAATTAGGAGGCGGTATGGAGGTGGAGCCCAGTTGAATTATAATGCTGAATGCACTTGTCATATTCTGGCCCTGCTATTTGTTTggacatatatatttttaaattacattacaAACCAGCCTTTATTGCATCAGGATAATACAGTAtagtgaaaaataataataagcgAAAACAAAACAAACCGAAAAATATCCGGCTGTatctatcttttttttcttccccctgagatttttttgtttgttttgttttctttttatttctccctccTGCTAATTTCGGCTACCAGGTTATTCAAAATGTCTCTCTTCAGCTCTACCCAGAGCcgtttttattttttttaatttttttttttttatgaggggaagaaggggagagCCTGGTTTCAGGTAAGGCAGACCTTTCCTTTCCAATAAAACCCGAAGGTTTCCGCCGAATTTGTCGTGCTCCTCTTTCCCAGCGCCCAGTGTCGGAGCGTGCTGTGGGGGCCGGGGCGGGAGCAGGGCCCCTCCGGTGTCGGGAGAGCCCACGGAGGGATTGTGTGGCGGGGGCCGGGAGTGCTCTGGGGATGTCGGCGGCTTCTTGGGCTCCAGTGGCGCCGGGTGGTCCTGGCCGGGTGCAGCGCGGGGGGAAAGAGTCGGGGAGGGCCGGTTTCTAGTCCGAGTCCTTTTGCTGTGAGCCCACGGGTGGTtctggagaggggcaggggtgGCGAGGGTTGCTGTGCCCCCCACTATGGGGGaacccggcccggcccggctctcCGCAGGGCCAGACCCGCTCCTTAGTATTTCAACGGGGATCACCACCCCTCTTCTGTCTCGCCGTTCCACAGGGACGGAGACAAAGCCCAGAGCCGGGGTGAACAGCTTGGCCCCCACTGCGGGCGTGAACGGTCCCCCCACAGTCCCCGGGGGGACCTCGGCCGGGACACGAGCcgcgggccgggctggggctggacgggacgggacgggcgCTGGCTGGAGGGGTGGTGGGGCAGGAAGAGAGACAGGGGCTTGGATCCGGCCCCAACTTTCCCTCCTCACCTTGAGGGCCAAGAGGAGGACGGCTGGCAGTTCCCAGGCCGCTAGGTACCAAACAAGCACAAAAGAAGCAAATGGCTCCTCTCCTTAAAGCGCcctcttcccattttttatAGCTCTCTGGGAGTCTCTTTATGCAGTGACCTATTTTTAAAGGCCTATATTGGGTTATTCATCATATCAAATACTGCGAGGAGATGGGGGGGAGCCGGTCGGGGGGGAGCGAATTACACTGATTCTAAATCGCCCAGCTTCTTTGCTTTGCTAGGTGGATTATTTGCTTCGCTTTGCTTGGGTTTTATGAAGtgatttaaacatattttaaccAATTAGAgactttcctcctctcccttgtGTCCCCTCGCATTGTTTTCCAGCGTGTCGTTTTATGTCAGGATCCAGGTTTTATTGAGAACTCAGCCGGGGTTCTGGTGTtataattacagaaataaaattaaaaaaaaaaaaaaaagagacgGGGGGAAACGAAACAAAAATAGCCTCGTTCCTGAATGCGAGTTTGGGCGGGCTGGCGGGCGTACGGGATGCTCTGAGGCTCAGCCGGTTACCGGCTGCAGCCCTTCCCTCAGAGCGGAGTGCAGACACGGGAGCAGCTTACTCCCCCATCTCAAGCACAGCCCGTTTCTCTCAAGTCACGGGCAAAAGTGCTTCAGACACAGCGAAATCCTGCAAACCGTTTTGGATACCCTGTTGTCCCCCCAGCCTGCGTCTCCCTTCTCTTCCTACGCGGGAGGACAGGGCTGTCAAAacactctgctttttttttttgcttttggctGCCTAAtaggggcagagccctggggaggaCGGACAGCAGCCTCAGTACAGACTTCCCGACACAGAGGGACCCTTCCTCGTTTGCCTCGGCCACTGCCTGCTAGGGGATAGCCGGGTTCATGCTTTGCATGAATAGCTCAACCCGGCGGCTCCAGGCCTGTCGCCTGCCCTTGTGCCCGGCGTTCCTCCCTACATAGCATCTCACTGAAAAAAAGGGTGGTTGAGAGGGAAGGGGGCAGATCCCGGCCCCCTTCCCCGAGTCCCCCGGTTCTCGGTGGTTGTCCCAGCAGGGTCTGACCGAGCCTTCTCCGCTGTGCTCTCGGCTGCCCGGTGCTGCCTATGGCGGATTTGGGCTCGTTTGTACTGCGCTTACTTTTCCTTTGCAACCGCTGCATCTCCCTCCTCGCAAACGACTCTGCGCACCGGGGGtgggctgcccccagcccagcttaGGGGGAGAGCTCTTTATctcccctcctcatccttcggaatttaattattttaattttcttttttggcagCCTGTTTGGCACCCCGCCCCGAATTAGGGACTCTCAGTGCCCCTCGGCGTGTCCCATTGAATCTCACTGTTCTTGGAGGGCTCCTGAGAGCAAGGGAGCCGCGGCGATAGCCGGGGGCCTGCTCCAGCCACCGCCAGGGAACTTCGCATCCCTCCGGGCTCTTCTGCCCGTCCCGCAGGGACGCAGCAGCTAGTCGTGTGTCCCAACTTTGAGGTCGTTTGGGAAAGATCACCCTCATCCAATGCGCTTCAaaatcctccttccctcccGCTTCTGCCTGCAACAGCCCCTCTGTGTGGGACCTGGATCTCACCTACTCCTGGTGCAGGCAGAAGTTTGAGTCGAGTCTGCTGCCGAGAGGCGGGGGGAAGCGGGGCTGGGGAGTACAGCAGCCCTTGGATGTCCCCGGATATGGATGAGGGCTTCCCCTGAAACCTTTGGGGAAGTGTCGGTCTGGGTCCCTGCCTTCCATCGTGGAAGAAAAGCGAGTAAACCTGCGGCGTTTCCTCCTCACAGAGGAGAAAACTGCCGCTGAAATCAAAACTCCTAGTGAGTGGGGACACacgccaaaaaaaaaaaaaaaaaccaacccaaaaaaacaagtCTCAGTCTACGAGTAGCATCTTTGCAAGCCTCTCCTCTTGCCGTCTCCAGAACCGTATTTCGGGGTGTGGGCATAGCTGCCCTCCCCGGAAGAGTCCCGGGCCCGGCGGGCAGCAGCGGGACGCTCCCGGGGCTGCCCGGCTCTGGCTGTGTGCGGTCCGCTCCTGTCCAGGAAAATGTCACAGGAATATAATTAAAGCAGGCGGCATATATCATTCAAGTGTTGATCACCAAAGTAACTGCGTACAAATGACACCTCCTTTCCAGGCATAGCTGAGCCGTGCATGGCTCCCAGCTATGTCTGCCTAGTTTAAGTGGTCTAAACACGTTACCACTCCCTGTTAGCAGCGGGGAGAGAAGCAAAACTCCGTGCCCTCGAGCAAGTAGCTAGTCTTGGCACAGCATCTCTCAAAGGGGGGAGGGCGAGCCGGGAACCTACGAAATAACTGTTTTAGTCTTCGAACACCCCTCCAAGTTTGGGGCTGCGAGGGCTGAGGGGCAGAGAGGCCCCGGTGGGACCCGCGGTGAAGAACGGAGAGCCACGGCGGGGTCTGtggtccctgtcccagtccaCTCTTTAAAAACGGCCGGTAAAAGGTACCTACAGGTATCCCCTGATGCCGCTGCCGGGCACTGCACGGCGTTGCTCTCTTTGGAAAACAACCGTCCCGAGCTGGGCGTCCGTCGGCTCCCAGCTGTGATGGGGAGGGGGCACTGGGGTAGCGGGGAGCGCCGTGGGGTTGGGAAGAAgcttcccagcagagcccatTTCTGGAGCTCGTTGTACAGCTATCGGCCGATCCTTCCTTCCCTCGCAACCACCTCCTTACAGGGGAAGAAACTTCTCTGCACCAAAGCGCTCCCATCCGGCCTGGGAGACGGAGTCAGGGGCAACGCACCTGGCCCGGgtcggcccggcccgggccgGCTGGGACACACCGGCACCGCGAAGCCCAGAACTTTCCCCGGCAGAGAAAGATGGAGAGGTCGCCGTTCCCTCGGAGGTATtcggccgcggggccgggaccTGAACGGGGCCGACCAGGGACGAAACCCGCGGGGCCCAGAAACTCAACCAGAAGCGGGATGCGAGGAACAGCCCCCCTCGGGCGGACGGGCGGTGCGGTGCCCAGCTCCCCGACTCCACCTGGGGATTTTCGTTTGCAAACCAACTCTCGGGGCGACTCAGCGGCTCCGAGATCAGCGGAGCTGCAGGGTCCGTGTACTTTCTGCCCACTCCTGCGACCGATTTGTTCCCCACCCGCAAAGTCCCCGCATAATGGAGCTGGCACGGCAGTGCTCGCACCACTCTCGACGTCCCGCTGTGGGGCCGTGAGGAGGGGGAGCCTCAATTTAGGCAAGCCCCTGGCCCGGTGTAAGCAAGCACTCTCTCGGGCTGGTGTAAAGGAAATAGGGGAGCCCGTCTCCCCCACAAGCCGTTTTAGAGCACAAATGAAAAGGAACTACTCGGTGGATCAACTCCTCCAGCCACCTCATCAACCTGCGTGGGGTCCCAGGGAGAATTTCCCATAGCAGGGAAGAAATGTGGGGGTGCCCCCATCCCTAATGTCCGGAACCAGTACGTTGTCAGTCCTCTTAGCACAGCCGGGGACCCTCTCGTCCCACCATTCCTGGTGGATTTTAGGGATTCCCTGGGGTTTGCTGGGGCTAGAGAACCAATCTGCACTGATGGCTCCCCAGCCAGACCCCTGGGTTTCCCCTGGGAACAGAGTCTCCAGTAGCCGTTCCAGGAGTTCTCGTGAGAGAAGGGCCAACAGAAGCGTCTGAAcgtatttaattttttacattccagtattttattttctagtccAAGAAATCCAGTAGGACTCAAGCTTCCTGGGAAAAACAGTCGGGACgtgcctgtcccagctccatACAAGGCGAGAGCTTGATTTTTATCAATTCATAGTTTTAAAACCCCCTAAATATTCCGATAAATGCCATCCGCACAACTCCTctggagggcagggaggtgggatCGAGACTGTCGGGGGCATTTCAGGCCTCCTGGCCGTGTCAGGGTCTGTGCATGACAGAGATTTAGCAGCTCTCGGACCCTCCCTGCTCCGTCCCAGTTCTAGGAGAGAAAAGGCCGGGCCTTAGGGCAAGCGCGGAAGACTCTTCAGAGGGGATCAGCGCAGCCCCGGCCTGTTCAGAGCCTGTTTGTCCCCTGGGCCACTTTCGTTTTGGGTCGGGGAGCAGCCGCTGTCTTCTCTCCAGTCCTTCTCTGTTCCAGGAAAGAGGATGGAAAAGGGGAAGAGATGGCCACGGAGCTGACCCTGGGACGGCGGGGCTGGGCGCTGGGGAGGCGGGGGCAGACGGCAGCCGGCCTGTGCAGCTGGGCCTGGAGGCGGCTGGAATTAGCGCACAGCGCTGGGTTCCCCTGTCACCTCTGGGCTCCGCGGGGCTGGTCTGGGGGTGTCGAGACACGAGGCGATGCCCATCTCACCCCAGTCCTGGGTATCCCTCACTTCCCTCGGGAGAGAAGCTGCAAAGGGTCTGCCGCAAGacttctccctgccctgcaacTGCGCTCCGGACTCGGGGCTCCACAAAACTTTGGTTGGTTGGTCGGCGAGGGGGACAAACGACACAGCCACCCAGGACTGTGACAGCCGAGCCATGCTGGCTCCTCCGAGACCTGTAATATCTCTGCCGCTCCCGGCATGCGTGAATAATTCACCAGGCTGCCAAAAGCAAGTAACGTTTGTGCCAGCTATGAAAGAGCTGGGGAGGCGAAGGCTCATTTttggggggcaggaggaggtgtGGGGAATCAATTGAAACTTAATAAAGGGACTGGGGGGGGACAATGGTGGAAATAAGGCAGGCAACTTCTTCTAATAACAACTTGGTGTTAATAATTCAGGAGCAGTCATTGGATTATAGTGCAATATCCGAAGTACACGTCGCTGGCACTGTGCGGGTGGATAATGTAATCGGAGCTCATTTTGCCTTCCAATAAATTACAGCAGCAAAAGTTTCCTGTTAAAGCagttatttgtatttcttttttgaagGTGATTCCCCTTCCAACAACTGCAGTAagacaattaattaaaaactaatATTTCCATCCATTGCAAGAGCAGCACCAAGACGCAAAGCCACAGTTTGACTGTGATGTCTTCCAACTTTCAGTGCTGCGAGGTGCTCCTCCTTctcacttctttctttcagtcCCCCTGTTTTTTCATCCCTCCTTTGTTTTCATCCTACTCCATCTGGCCACAGAGGAGCCCTCCAAGCTCAGAGAAGTGCTGCTGGAAAGAAAACTCTCCCTAAAATACATCTCTTCATGTTAGACTTGCCATGTTtgttcctcttgtcctgttatGAAGGGGTAGCAGCTAGAGGTAGGATCAAACAACAGTTCACTTGTCTTTCAACTCACACATGAGGTGAGTTTGCAAGGCCTCAGACaactcttcttctttttattccaaactgcagcagcatttAGCAGTAGACACATCCCCAGACCCAGCCAGGGTATTGCAACTTTCCTCTTCTGTATTACCCTGTTCCTCTCACCAAAGGCAGGCCTTCTCATCGCCTTCATTTCCAGCTGGGGTTCAAAAGATGATTCTCCAACCtctcccagcctctgctgctggacAGAGGGATCCACTGCTCTCCAGTGCCAAGCTGCTCTCTGCATCCTCAGACCTGCTTCATAAAGAAGCCTTTCCCCAGGAGTTTGTCCATGACCAGCAGACATCTCTGATGAGATGCTTTACAcacatgtttattttattctgctttctgtttcaggAACCTTAAACACATTCCTCAGCTGGTCATATTTCAGGCAGGGCTCTTTCTATGGGTACTTTTAGTATCCTGTAATGGTGACTGGCATTCCCATCCTGCATAATAGCTGTTGTCAGCTTACAGTGTTTCTGTACCGACCACTGTCAGATCAGGCTGTCTCCCTATCTCCAGTGCTGCATGGAGGTACGatagggaaagagagaaaagagcttcctggagaaggctggagtgaaaaaaaaaatctctcttgttGGGCACCTTCCTGATTACCACTCTTCAGATTCAGACTCTGACCTCTGAAGTTTAATATTACTACAACATTCTCTTATGATTCTGCCTCTGAGCACCCTGGAATCCTGTCCACTTCCCTTCtctgttttgttcagtttgtgACATCTCTTGGCACCAAATTCCCATGTCATCTGGCCTGGCACCCAGGACTCTTTTTCAGCTGATGTACAATAACTTGTGACTTGTGGAACTTTACAGCCTGGACTTTTTCTCCTGGGCACTGAGTAAAGCCTGTGTAGTGAATAGCCTCAAGATTGATTCAATTTTTCTGCTTGAAATCTCTTTGGGGTCTGTTTAGCTGCGTTGTTTTTTACAGGTGTGCAAAGCAGGTCTTTACTAATGCCAAATATGCAGCAACAGTGGGTCTGGATTCCGCTTGCACATGGAAAAAGCAGTCAGGTTCTCTGCACTTGCCTGCGTCGGTGTTACAATTTAACTAAGACCTGCCAGTGCTTCTCAGTAAGAGCTAAGAGGGTGAGCAAGGGAGGTATTAaggcagcacacagcagaaatAACCTGGTCTGGGGTGTGCAAAGGCTCTGGCTGGCTGTTGTGGGCATCTCTCACCCTTGGGAGAGACTGGAAGTGGTGGGGCATGAGAGATCCCTGGCCAGGGATCTGCCACTAGAGGTAGGGCACTGAGGGCAGCCGTGGAGGGGCTAGGTCAGTCTGTCTGAGAGCACAGGTTAACTTCCCAGAAGCAGCCCCTCTCCCTCACTTTAAATCTTGGGATTTTCTGCTTGGAAAGCTGTGTACCTGCTCCTGATGCCTTTTGCAGTCTCAGTGAAGCAATGGGTGTTGAAGTCTCCCGTGCCCTCTGAACTTACTGCCAAACTCCAGATGGACCTTTATTTACAGTGAAAGGAACGTTTGTGAATCTTGGAGTACATGGACTCCAAGGACaggagagaatttttttttttaatttcccaatGCTAAATAAACAC from Vidua chalybeata isolate OUT-0048 chromosome 8, bVidCha1 merged haplotype, whole genome shotgun sequence encodes:
- the LBX1 gene encoding transcription factor LBX1, which codes for MTSKEEPKPSSGEERRRSPLDHLPPPANSNKPLTPFSIEDILNKPSVRRSYTLCGTAHLLSAAEKHPPAGLPLSGRALLSQTSPLCALEELASKTFKGLEVSVLQAAEGRDGMTIFGQRQTPKKRRKSRTAFTNHQIYELEKRFLYQKYLSPADRDQIAQQLGLTNAQVITWFQNRRAKLKRDLEEMKADVESAKKLGPNPAVDIVALAELEPSAEGRGKARTGSPPPPPAAAREPGAPPPPRPASPPTERPRSRRDSEEEEEEEEEDVEIDVDD